The sequence GCGCGACAACGGCCCCGGGATCGACCCGCGCTACCACGACAAGATCTTTCAGATCTTCCAGACGCTGGCCTCCCGGGATGAGCAGGAGAGCACCGGGGTCGGCCTGGCCATCGCCAAGAAGATCGTGGAGCTGCACGGCGGCACGATCCGGGTGGAATCCGAGGCAGGCCAAGGCGCCGCCTTCCTGTTCACCCTGCCGAAAAGCGCCCCCGCGCATTGAGAAGAGCCGATGCCTCGATCCAAAAAACCGGTACTCCTGGTGGAAGACGACCGGGTGGACGCCATGACCCTCCAGCGGGCCTTCCGGGAGCTGGGGATCCCCAACCGCCTGCAGCGCGCCGGCACCGGCGAGGAGGCCCTGGCCCTGCTGCGGGACCCGGCCTGCGAAAGGCCCTGCATGGTGCTCCTGGACCTCAATATGCCGCGCATGGGCGGCCTTGAGCTGCTGCGCCACCTCAAGACTGACCGCGATCTGCGTCGCATTCCGGTCATTGTCATGACCTCTTCCCCGGACGAGCAGGACCGGTTGGACAGCTTTGGCCTCGGCGCGGCCGGCTACATGCTGAAGCCTGCCGAGTACGACCAGCTGGTCGAGGTCGTCCGGGCCATTGACCGCTACTGGACCTTGAGTGAGCTTCCCCCGAATGGAGACTAGAACGATGATGGCCGAGCAGCCGAAGACGGTCCTCTTTGTGGAGGACGATGCCGTGGACCGCATGGCCATCACCCGGGCCGCCGGCCGGGGGGATTTCCCGTACGGGTACAAGATGGCCGGCACCCGGCAGCAGGCCGAAGAGATGCTGGCTGCGGAGACCTTTGCCGCGCTGGTGCTCGACTACCGGCTTGCCGATGGCACGGCCTTCGACCTTTTTGAGCGGGCGGGCGGAGCGCCCATCATCGTGGTGACCGGCGCCGGGGACGTGGAGATCGCCATCCGCGCCATGAAGATGGGGGCTTTTGATTTTCTCGAAAAGGACCCCCAGGGCAACTACCTGAAGGTGCTGCCCATGACCATCGCCAGCGCCGTCCGCCGCCAGGCCGAGGAGCTGGAGCTGGCCGCCTACCGCCAGCGGTTGGAGGAGCTGGTGGCGGAGCGCACCGCGGCCCTGGAGGAGACCGCCGGCAAGCTCGACCGGGCCGCCCGCGCCCAGGGCATCATCAACCAGCTGCTGCAGGTCTCCCTTGCCCCTCTTCCCCTGGAGGAGCAGCTCAGCCAGGCCCTGGCGGTCATCCTGTCCCTGCCGGGCCTCGGTCTCCGCCAGCAGGGGGCCATCTTTCTGCCGGACGAGGATGGGGCAAGTGCTCTGGTCATGAAGGCGGAGATCGGCCTTGACCCCAGACAGAAGGAGGTCTGCCGGCGGGTGCCCTTCGGCACCTGCGTCTGCGGCAAGGCAGCGGTCTCCGGCAGGACCGAGATGCTGAGCTGCCACGACGCCCGCCACGAGATCCGGCTCATGGATGCCGCGCCGCACGCCCACTGGTGCGCGCCCATCCGGTCCGGCGACCGTTTGCTGGGCGTTCTTTCCCTGTATCTGGACCCTGCCGGCACCACCAGCCCGGACGAGCTCCAGACCCTGGACACCGTGGCCAGCACCCTGGCCGGAATCATCGAGCGGGCCCGGGCCGAGGAGGACAAGCAGCGCCTGCTGAGCCAGCTCCACGAGTCCCAGAAGCTGGAGTCCGTCGGCCGCCTGGCCGGTGGGGTGGCGCACGACTTCAACAACATCCTGTGCGCCATCAACGGCTACGCCGAGCTCGGTCTCATGAAGCTCGGCCGGGAAGACCCGGTGCACGAGTTCTTCGAGGTCATTCTTTCCTCCGGGAAGAGGGCCGCCGACCTGGTGAGCCAGCTCCTGGCCTTCAGCCGCAAGCAGCTGGTCTCCCGCACCGTGCTCAACCTCAACGACGTGATTGCCACCAACCAGAAGATGCTGGGGCGGCTGATCGGTGAAGACATCGTCATGCGCCTGGTGCTGGCAGACCCGTTGTGGGAGGTCAAGGCCGACTTCACCCAGATGAATCAGATCCTCCTCAATCTGGCGGTGAACGCCCGGGATGCCATGCCGGAGGGCGGCACGCTGGCCATCAGCACGGCCAACGTCCGGCTGGATGAGCAGCTGGCCCGCCGGTATCACGGGGTGCAGGCCGGCGACTATGTCACCCTGACCATGACCGACACCGGCTGCGGGATGTCGCCCCAGATCCTGGATCGCATCTTCGAGCCGTTTTTTACGACCAAAGAGACAGGGAAGGGGACCGGTCTTGGGCTGTCTACCGTCTACGGCATCGTCCGGCAGCACGACGGCGCCGTCACGGTGGAGAGTGCGGTGGGCAAGGGGAGCACGTTTGTGATCCTGCTGCCCCGGTGCCGGGAGGTGGCGGCCGAGGCCCGGGAGACGGGTGGTGAGATGCCCCGGGGCAACGAGACCATTCTGGT comes from Thermodesulfobacteriota bacterium and encodes:
- a CDS encoding response regulator yields the protein MMAEQPKTVLFVEDDAVDRMAITRAAGRGDFPYGYKMAGTRQQAEEMLAAETFAALVLDYRLADGTAFDLFERAGGAPIIVVTGAGDVEIAIRAMKMGAFDFLEKDPQGNYLKVLPMTIASAVRRQAEELELAAYRQRLEELVAERTAALEETAGKLDRAARAQGIINQLLQVSLAPLPLEEQLSQALAVILSLPGLGLRQQGAIFLPDEDGASALVMKAEIGLDPRQKEVCRRVPFGTCVCGKAAVSGRTEMLSCHDARHEIRLMDAAPHAHWCAPIRSGDRLLGVLSLYLDPAGTTSPDELQTLDTVASTLAGIIERARAEEDKQRLLSQLHESQKLESVGRLAGGVAHDFNNILCAINGYAELGLMKLGREDPVHEFFEVILSSGKRAADLVSQLLAFSRKQLVSRTVLNLNDVIATNQKMLGRLIGEDIVMRLVLADPLWEVKADFTQMNQILLNLAVNARDAMPEGGTLAISTANVRLDEQLARRYHGVQAGDYVTLTMTDTGCGMSPQILDRIFEPFFTTKETGKGTGLGLSTVYGIVRQHDGAVTVESAVGKGSTFVILLPRCREVAAEARETGGEMPRGNETILVAEDEKTLRSLTQMVLTRLGYTVLEADDGEQALRLAREHQGTIHLLLTDVVMPRMGGAQLAQQMLAQFPGVKLLFMSGYAEETPALHALVDKDTFILNKPFTPATLSQAVRNTLDSR
- a CDS encoding response regulator, with translation MPRSKKPVLLVEDDRVDAMTLQRAFRELGIPNRLQRAGTGEEALALLRDPACERPCMVLLDLNMPRMGGLELLRHLKTDRDLRRIPVIVMTSSPDEQDRLDSFGLGAAGYMLKPAEYDQLVEVVRAIDRYWTLSELPPNGD